A stretch of DNA from Sugiyamaella lignohabitans strain CBS 10342 chromosome B, complete sequence:
TGGTAGAGTTAGATCCGGGATATGAAAGTTCACGAATCAAGTATAGATATCTTTCCTTTGAACAGCATCTTGCATTTTTTCCACTATCAGGGTCTTACGGAACAAACTGTATCAGTCGGACCTCGTGACTGCTTATAAGAACTCCTTCACCAATTAAATGTCGTGTCAAATTAGTGGGATATATTGTTTGATACTCTCTATCAGCAGCCCGACTGAATCTCTACCCCTCATCACATCATATAATTCATCCGGCTTCTTTTAAGAACCCCAAAATAACATCCATCTCGACAACTTCAGCTGGCGATGCGGCTCACGCCGCAGGAAGAGGCTTGAAATTTCATGATGATCTATATGCACCGGTCTAGACCGAGAAGGCAAGACAgctattatttatcacCAAGAACAACCAGACCAAGATGATGAGGTCATCCAGACGCCTGTTGGATGGCGCCAAAAGACCCAAGGTCTCTAGAATTGGCCAGTTGGGATCTCTACCATCTTTGACTAGAAAGATTAGTACTACAACATCAGCGGATTTCGCTTTGACGACCCTTCCAAATGGCGTCAGAGTGACCACCAACCCCATTCCAGGCCATTTCTCAGCCATGGGTCTTTATATTCATGCTGGCTCAAGATTCGAATCAGAAAAGTTCTCTGGAGTGTCTCATATTATAGATAGATTGGCATTTAAATCGACTACATCTCGCAGTTCACAACAAATGGAGGAACATTTGCAGGAGTTGGGAGGCAACTACATGTGTGCCTCTTCAAGAGAAACTCTTATGTATCAAGCTTCAGTATTTCATGATCATTCGGATCAGATGTTTGAAGCGCTTGCTGATACAGTCAAGAATCCCCTAATTACAGATGAGGAAGTGGCACAACAGCTAGACACGGCAGCTTATGAAATCTATGAGATTTGGCAGAAACCAGAATTGATTCTTCCAGAAGTTGCTCATATGACTGCATTTAAAGGTGGTTTGGGAAACCCATTACTATGTCCCGAAGACAGATTGTCAGTGATAGATGCAAAGTTGATTCGCGAGTATCGAGATACTTTTTATCAACCAGATAGAATAGTTGCCTCATTTGTAGGCGTTCCTCATGAAAAGGCCGTAGAGCTCGCTACCAAACACTTGGGAGATTTAAAATCCAACCCTAAGGCTGCTAGCTCTATTGATAATCAACCATCTATTTATACAGGAGGAGAACAGATTCTGCCACTTCCTGAACCAATTGGCAATCTGCCtcaattttatcaattacACGTTCTGTATCGTGGCGTATCTATCGCAGACGATGATGTCTACGCTCTAGCATGTTTGCAAACCCTGcttggtggtggaggttcTTTCTCAGCCGGTGGTCCTGGCAAGGGAATGTATTCTCGTCTGTACACAGATGTGTTGAACTGCTATGGATACATTGAGAGCTGTCTTGGAATCAACCATTCCTACTCAGACGACGGCTTATTCGGCATTTCTGCTTCCTGTATTCCAAATGCTGCACCCTACCTCTCCCAAGTTATCGGACTTCAACTGTCACTTCTTATGACTAAAGGACAAGGTGCTCTGAACTATACAGAGGTCGAGAGAGCCAAGAAGCAGTTACGTAGCTCTGTTCTGATGAACCTCGAGTCTAAGATGGTTGAGCTTGAAGATCTTGGCCGCCAGATTCaactcaacaacaaaaaagtgCCTGTTGCCGAGATGGTGGAAAAAATCGATGCGCTGACGGCCGAAGACCTTCGTCGTGTTGCCGAGCGCGTGCTCACTTCGAGCCCACCTACCCTCGTCATGCAAGGAGCTTCACGAGAGGCGTTCGGCGATGTCCAAGATACCCTCAAACGCTACGGTCTTGGCGGCGAGATCAAGGAAACCGAGCCTGCTAAGACTTCCTGGTGGAAAAGATAGAGTAGCACCTCGTCAACAACCTATGTATATATTATCGATAACCGCATTCCTAATAGACCcctgtctgcctccggtggctggggctccgccccagaccccgtggctcctgcttcgcaggagactgctgggaccgtcctcgaaccgactcgagcgcagcgagaggagcagcggggtctggggcggagccccagccgccggaggcagggcAGCTCGAAAAGACAATGCGTGAAAATTAGAAAGTCTATGTACTTTTGTTCGTATCCTCCACAGCTACCTCGGGTTGTGTGGTCTGGGGAGCTGTGGTCTCTGGAGTGGCATCTGAGGAAGGTTCAGAGGGAGCAGCTGAGGatgattgttgttgctgttgttgcatTTGGGCAGCAGCTCGCATCATGTCCATTCTGAACTTGTTTGATTCTTCCTGGAAGAATTTGGCGTTGAGGGCTTGGATGGCCTGGGGAGTTTGTGGAATGGGCTGTCCAGATTGAACGTACTCTGCTCGGCGACGCTCGACACGAGCGGCGATTTCACGAATACGAGCTGCGAGAACAGCCTGCTGTTCTGGAGATAACTTGGCGAGGTCTGGTGTGAGTTGGGCAAATGGTCCTCCTGGATTGGGAATACCGGCACCTTGTGGAAGAGTCTGGGGTAAACCAGGCTGTTGGCCTGGTTGTCCAGCTTGAGCAGCCTGTGCAGCTTGAGCAGCTTGTGCTTGAGCAGCAGTGACTCCTCCTGCTTTGGCCATTTTAGCAAGCTGTTCGTCcaactgcttcttcttttccttttcttcttcttgctttctcttctttttcagttgCTTGCGCTTCTTGGctttagcagctgctgcgATACTGGGAGCGACAACTTTGTCGCCTGACCACGAGTAAAGAGGTACAAAACTCTCGAAGAAGCCAACATCTTCAAACAGATTAGGGAAAAGCCAGAAGCCTTTAGGAAGAATAAAGTATGTGATGACAAAAAGGATCAGTCGAACAATGGCAATTAGGAAAAAACAACCAAGAAGTCCTAAAAGACCCATAGAAGCATACCAAACACCAAGTCTCATTTTCATTGGCCATAGAGGGAACAATACAATTCCAAAAATTACTACAACTGCCAATGCTGCATATAAATAAGTGACGATTTGTACTGGTTCGTGGAACCACACGTAGTACATATCATCGCCAAACTCCTGTTGTGCTACAATCTGGATCACTGGAACACCTGGAGCAGGCTTGAGTCCATGCTTTAGCGCCGTCTGGGTCTCGATTTTATCAACACGGAATGCTAATCTGTTCAAAGGAAGCAGTCTAAACGCTTCTAGAGCCTGTTGGCGGCTTGTAATTTCCGGTAGGttcttattcttcttctgagcTTTAGTATAGTCTGGGCTTTCTAATGCTCTAATAGCTCGCTTGACTGAAAAGTATTCGGTTAGTTCCGCGTCATCCAGTTATATATCGAGCCAAAATGGTCTCGTAGTAACATGTTTCAAACCTACCTCTAAAGAAATCGTATCGCTTGCCATTGAGAATTGCTTGACGTTGCTTGAGCAGTTTATGATGACGTAAAAAGTTTCCCACTGCTAATGCTGGTGGGGCTACCTCGCTGAGATTAGGAGGTCCCACTTGAACTTGTGACGACATCTTGGTCGGtttggtcttttttttcactggATCACTCGAGTTCTCCGTCTGGCTCTATGCTGTATCTCTTCTACACGTGTAATTTAAATCACCCCGGCGTCGGTCGAGCTAGTTTGCGCCATCGCGCTTCGTCACGTGATTACGGTTGATCTGGAACCCGTCTCTAGATCTGTTTTGGGCTCGGAATTCtgttaaataaatttttttatttttaatttgcGTTTCTGATTCGGTTCGGTGTGTTTTCTATAGCATACTGAGTGTTTGAAGTTAATTGCAAAATTACAAGTGATCACTTCATAAGTAGCATGAGAAGACTATGAATCTCTCTATATACACTCCAAGAAAGCAGCATATTATAAACCACTGGTTGAAAAGTGATATCAAAAGCAGCCGAAATTGTCCACAAAATACGACAATGGCACTCTCAGAaccacttcttctttcgAATAATCCAATATCCAAGCCAAATTTCACACAGAACCCAGAGGTATTGCCCATTTGACGGGGATTTCTGACCGTTGTCGGATGCCGACTTACTCCTTCCGACTACATCCCCCTGCAGGTCGGATAAAACCCTTTCGGATGAAAGATCACCCCCACTGACTGCCCCCACATTTGGGTGATACTATTCCCAGCTCGGAGAAGTAATTTACCAGGCTGACTTCATCAGTCAGACGTTGAGATTCGTAAAAACAATGTCGTCTAAGGAGCTGTTTAAAGTAAGTTATACGAGATTTCACAAGATATTTTTACGAGAGATTCCACATCTGGGGTTTAAAGAAACGAGGACGAGCATGAGACGATAATAAACTCAGATCGTAATCTAACATTTTCCTACAGCGTTTGGTGAGATTTGTCGCTACTGACGGCAAAATCTACTATGGAGATGCCATTCTCCAGGCTGGCAACACCGATACCAGATTTGCCAAGGAAGCCAGAATCATTAGCGGTGATATTTTTGGTGATTATAAGattgaaaacaaaaccgTGGCCATTCGCAGATTGCTGACCCCTCTTGCTCCTGAACATGTAGCAACTGTTCGATGTCTAGGACTCAATTACCGTAAACATGCTTTGGAAGCCAAGATGCCCATTCCAAAGTACCCTGTCCTTTTCTACAAGCCCAAGACTGCATTGAGTGCTACTGGTGACGATATTGTAGTTCCCACACCTGCATTGATCAAAAACCAAACAGACTACGAATGTGAGTTGGTTGTAGTCATTGGTCGCGAATGTAAAGACATTACCCCCGAACAAGCCTATGATTATATTTTAGGATATGCCGTTGGCAACGACGTTTCTCACCGTGACTGGCAATTGAACAGAGGAAGTCAATGGAACCTCGGCAAAATGTTCGACGGATTCGCTCCATTTGGACCTGCCATTGTCAGCAAAGAGGTCACTGGAACCCCCGACTCACTCCAGATTTACGCCAAGCTCAATGGCGACAATCTAGTACAAAACGAATCCACTGGCGACATGATTTTCAACGTCCCGGCTGCCGTCTCCTTCCTCAGTCAAGGCACAACTCTTCTTCCTGGCGATGTTATCTTCATGGGCACACCCTCCGGCGTCGGAATGGGCCGAAGCCCACCTGTCTGGCTCAAAAATGGCGACGTTGTCGAAGTCGGCCTGAGCAAAGTTGGCTCCATTGTCAATAAAGTTGTTTTCGAGGACCAGCGAGCTAAACTCTAGAATATATACACTGATATCTGAGCTGGatggggggtctgcctccggcggctggggctctgccccagaccccgtagctcctgcttcgcaggagatgactGGGGATCCCAGcacaacgactcgagcacagcgagaggagcagcggggttTGGGGCGGAGGAAGACCCTTCTGGACCCTGAAATCACGTGACATAGAGGTTCGCGAAGCGTGCATATGTAGATAAGAGACTCGAGCGGGTTTTGTTTGGTCCGAGGGTAGTATTCACATCATGACATCGGCTTACGATTCGGTTACCTTTGGTAATCCGTTGTCGCTGAGGGTCGATGAGGGTGTGGGTGCAATGACGATTAGCCCATGCGGGAGGGATGTGGCGCTTGCTTCGTAAGTAGAGACTCGATCGGACGGAGATGCGATGGAAGGGATGCTAACGAATGTTAACTAGTCGGTCGGGACTGTTTGTGATAGACTTGGACGACCCGTTTTCGCCACCGAGATGGCTTCACCACAGGACTTCGTGGGAGGTGGCAGATGTGCAATGGTGTCCTCATGCGTTCAGACCGTACTCGGTGATATCGACGTCGAATCAGAAGGCGCTGGTATGGAATCTGGCCATGTCGTCGGACTGTGCAGTCGAACATGTTCTTCATGGCCATAAGAGAGCCattactgatatcaattTTCATTCTGCAGAGCCTGATATAATCGCCACGTGCTCAGTGGATAGTAGAGTCAATGTTTGGGACTTGCGAGACCCGTCAAAGCCTACTACGACATTTGCTGACTGGAACGTGGGTGCTTCACAGGTGAAATGGAATCGTCTGAATCCTTTTGTTCTTGCTTCCTGTCACGACAGAAACGTTTATTTATGGGATACACGCAAAGGGTCGATTCCACTGCATACGATTCGTGCACATGACTCGAAGGTCaactcaattgatttcAGTAGGACCTGTGAGAGCAAGATATTGACATGCTCGAATGACCATACAGTCAAAGGATGGGATTATAAACTGAACGACGAACAGCCCGATATCACAATCAAGACAGATTTTCCCATTTGGAGAGCCCGTCATACGCCGTTTGGCAGTGGATGTGTTATTATGCCTTTAAGAGGAGGTAATAATAGTGTATTCTTAACAAACTTACAGGATATGGCTGGAGAACACTATTTAGATTCTAGTTTCGAGTTTAAAGGACACACAGAGCCGGTTAAGGAGTTTGTATGGCGGTCTCGTGGAGGGGAAGGTGATATTGATGACCGTGAGTTCCAACTGGTTACCTGGTCAAAAGACCATGACTTGAGACTCTGGCCTGTAGAAGACAGAACTCTTGAATCAGCCAATTTTAAACGTGGAGCCAAATTGACTATGAGAATAACTAGAAAAGGTGCCAGATATGAAACCTATCATAACGAGCCAAATGTACGAAGTCTTCGTACTTATAACAAGGGCTTGAATACGACAGGGGGACTTCCGGCTACTCGTACCCCATTTGGCCTTTCTCCTAGTAGTGCTGGAAAACGAGGTTCGGAGTTTGGTGGCCGTCAACATGGatctcatcaccatcaccaacatcatcatcgtcaccaccatcaccatcatcacaATGCACACAATCGTAGAACAGGAGCTCCTGTTAAGGACACACGAACAGGGTTCATGACAAGAGCAACTAAAACTAACTTTTATAACCATAACATTAACAATAACTCGCATCTCGACTGGATTGCTGGTGTTCGTATGGGTAGAGCTGCATTTGATCCTCCATTTGACACCAGCATAAGATCTGATTACTTTTTGGGCGGCGATTCATCCAATCCAGGTAATCTCGGCGAAGAAGTTAGTATAGTAGGACACAAATTCCCGAAAGTCAGGTTTGAGAAAATCTCGGTTTCGACTGGCGAGTGTATTATCACGCTTAAAGCACCATGGGGAGATACCGAATCGGACCTGGTGTTTGTTAGAATCCATGTGCTATTTCCAGTGGATTATCCAttttcaccaccaaaatttagagtggaagaagatgattcATTTGGAGAGGGGAAGTACGAGTTAATCAAGGAGGAGGTTGCGAAAATAGCCGAATTGCTGGCGTCACACGGAAAATACTGTTTAGAATTATGTCTTAGATTTCTTCTCGGTGAAAAGGTATCCCTAGAAGAACTGGAGCGCCAAGAGATTGAGAAGCATATAGAAGACGACACTGGTGAAGTTGGAATTGCCGGTCGATTTTCGTTCGGTGAGGATGGCGAAGAACTTCCTGATCTCACTAATGAGTTTATAGGCTCTTCAAGCGACGACGACCTGGACGACGAGGATATCGCCACACATAGATTAATAATCCACGAAAAAAGCCCTGAAGCAGATGATCTGACTTATAGTGACCGAGATGGCGGAGTAGAAGGAGGACTCAAAGTGACTCAGCAGATATCGGAGACGTCTAAAGTTCTATTTGATAGCACACCTGTGCCGAAAGGATGTGGAGCTGTATGGTCAAAGAGTGGTGAGTTGGTATGCTTCTTCATTGGAAAATCAGCGATGAAGTCTACAGTTTCCAGACAGCTATCAACAAGATTCCCTGAGAAGGGTCTCAGTCAGATGCTTAGTTTCCGCGATGACAGTGGTGATAGTGACAGTTCAGACAGTTTTGAAAGCGATTCTGATTTGTTGGACAACGACGGTGTTTTAGACCAGCATTACTATGGCCTACTTGCTACAGGAAAACTAAGAAATACTCTGCGATTCAGACAAGCTTCTAGCAAGATAGACAGCAGTGCACCTGTTTCGAACTCGGGTGGATCTCAACGTGGAATtcctgaaaagaaaatgaacgTGGTGAGAATACTCGATTTCAAGCATTTGATCCCCTCTCGACAAGATATGGCTGCCGAGTATAAGGTATTAGGTGCACCGCCAGGAGTGCTAGCTAAATGGAACCGACAAGTAGCCGAAAAGTATGGATGTCATCAGATTGCTTACTGCTGGTCTCTCATCGAACTGATTATAGGTGCCAACCTTGAAGTGTATAAACATGCTCATACGTTGTCAAAGGCAGGAAATGTCAGCACTTCATTAATGAACCTATTACCACCGTCATATGTTGCAGATCCAAAGAAATCACAGATAGCATTGCCCAGTGCAGCTACATCGCTGGCAACCGCTACAAAATTATCAACAGATATTAACTTTGACTGGGGTCAGCATCCGTTTCGTCGGCGATGGCTCGTAGAAGAGCTGTTCCGATATTTCGAGTTAGAACAGAACACCCAGATGCTGGCGCATATGTCTTGTATTTTGTCTGGTAGTAGCACCATTGATGACCATAACATGGTTTCTTCTGACAGTGCAGCCAGTGGGCTTGTAATGCCACATGCTATTAAGAGCCCATTCGCTCATGATTTGCTATGGCGAGAGGGGGGACCCGGTTCTGCAACTGCTGGCggtagtggtagtggttATTTCTCACCAATATTCTTTTCCAATTACCCGAATTCTAGTCATGTGGGTGGCCATTCGCCAACATCGGTGTCGAGTCTAGTTTCTGCATCACCTGAGAAGCATATCGGAGGGTTCCGCAACTTTGTTAGTATACCATCCACACCACACTACCGATCTCATGTTCAATCACGAGACATGTCGTCTACCAGTTCCAAACAAATGGTACTACCAAACCACTATAATACTAACAGTGGATACGCTACTGCTAACAACAGCGTCAAGAGTGTTCCAGGAAAGCTAGCACGTTTTGATAGCGATAATGATTTGCACCTGGGACTCATGTTTAATCGAAGCGGGATTAATACACAGCTACCGAGCAGAAATAGTGTTGTTGGAAGTGAGACTAGTAAACCTGAGCCAGCAAGCACCCCGTCATACTTGCCGTCAGTACGGGTAGAGATTCTTAATGAAGAGTTCCTGGATTTTACCGAGCAGTTTCCTCGTCCTTTTCCTGACCAGTTTTTAACAGCTGGTAACAAACCACCTGCTGTACTACTACCAGCTCCTTCACAACCGCCTCAACTTCTTGATCCCAACAAAACCGAAAAGTTCATAGCATATCGAGATCAATATGCTACGATGCTATACTCCTGGGGTTTACAAGTAGAGAGATTGGAAATTCTCAAATTTAACTATACGTTGCCAGGAGGTCTCCAAGCAGTTCGAAGACCCTCTATTTTCGACAAGTTCCACTGTGCATATATTCAATTCCGAACAATGCGCCAGTTAGAAGACTTTGAGCTCGTCAACACCACAGATATGTCGCTTAACCGTAGCTACGCCCGAACCTGCCATTACTGTAAACTCATGATCAAAACGCGATTCTTCCAGTGCATCAACTGCGAGCATATCCAGCACGCAGACTGCGGAGTCGAGTGGTTCGTGAGCAATGGTGAGAAAGAGTGTCCAAGTGGTTGTGGATGTGCATGTTTggattatttataatgtattatttaatgaaaatttttttatattaaaCCAATATCACTTCTGCTTGTTTCTACGACTCTCGAAATCTCAGAATCTACATCTCCAGCCTGgtcttatcttatcagtaACCCTTACATCAACTAGGGCAAGGGCTTCCATGATTGAACGCTTCACGAGATACAAGAGGAGGAGTTGAAGTTTAGACTATTACAATAGCAAAGATCAAAAATGCCACCGCCAACGGCTACAGAAGAtgccaaagaagaggaggatTGGGATAAGCTGTTTGCTCCTGGTGCGACAGGAGGCGGTATTGAATCGATAGTTCCAAGGGACTTGTCAGGAGCGGACTTGATCAGACCAGCCGACAACGCCATTGATtttgaggatgaagatgaattggctgatgatgaagacgagaTCCAAGCTACTCAGGAGGCAGAAAAGAAAGTCGGCAATAAATTATTAGACCGCGATCGCGTGGCTCCGAGTGGACGACCAATAAGACCTGAGTATGACGAGGAAGACGACaatgatgaggaagaaatTGATATGCCTGATTTCTTTGCTCACCATAGAGGCGGTAGTCTGAGTATAAATGCAGATGGCATCAGTTTGGCTGGAGAGCTAGATGGTGGTCATGGGTTTAATGAAAGTTGGTACGATGAACTCACCGCAGAGGGTCAGCCGGGAGATatggatattgatattcatCCAAGAGCATCTCTGAGCGAAAttggagaagaggaagaagaggatttTGAGAAAGAAGGTGAAACTGAAGAAAATGCAAAACCACATGTTAATCAGAACGCCTTAAATGTTTTAAATGAAGGATCAGATCTTTTGCAGGATACTGGTAATATGTTAAAGTCAGATCTGATTGAAGAGATTGATACGATTGACGACAAAACCACAAACGAACAGTTATTAAGAGCTTATTATCCAGAATTTAGAAGTGGTGCAGTATTAAAAATGCATACAATATTTGGCCCAAAGCCGTCTAAGCTGGTCCTACCGAAAGCCAAACCCGTCAAGCAACAGTCTGCGGCCCCAATTAAGACAAGATTAGAAATTGAAGCTGATCAAAAAAGAGTTTTCCGATCAAACCAACTGGTCGAAAAAGTAGATACAAATGTGGTCAAAGTCAACAGTTCGTGGATTGAGAGATCTCTGCGGAAAACTGGACGCCAAGACAAGGATTCACTGAGTGACAGTCATGGGCTTCCTGAAGGTGTAGACAAAGAAATCGAGTTTGCGTCTGCCGACTGGTATGTTTTTGACGATTCTGAATCCGATGTGGATGATGAGCCAAGATCGCCTCTTAAAGATTCAGAAACGAAAGATAA
This window harbors:
- the MAS2 gene encoding Mas2p (Larger subunit of the mitochondrial processing protease (MPP); essential processing enzyme that cleaves the N-terminal targeting sequences from mitochondrially imported proteins; GO_component: GO:0005759 - mitochondrial matrix [Evidence IEA]; GO_component: GO:0017087 - mitochondrial processing peptidase complex [Evidence IDA] [PMID 2905264]; GO_component: GO:0005739 - mitochondrion [Evidence IEA]; GO_component: GO:0005739 - mitochondrion [Evidence IDA] [PMID 16823961]; GO_function: GO:0003824 - catalytic activity [Evidence IEA]; GO_function: GO:0016787 - hydrolase activity [Evidence IEA]; GO_function: GO:0046872 - metal ion binding [Evidence IEA]; GO_function: GO:0004222 - metalloendopeptidase activity [Evidence IEA]; GO_function: GO:0004222 - metalloendopeptidase activity [Evidence IDA] [PMID 2905264]; GO_function: GO:0008237 - metallopeptidase activity [Evidence IEA]; GO_function: GO:0008233 - peptidase activity [Evidence IEA]; GO_process: GO:0006627 - protein processing involved in protein targeting to mitochondrion [Evidence IMP] [PMID 3061808]; GO_process: GO:0006508 - proteolysis [Evidence IEA,IEA]); translation: MMRSSRRLLDGAKRPKVSRIGQLGSLPSLTRKISTTTSADFALTTLPNGVRVTTNPIPGHFSAMGLYIHAGSRFESEKFSGVSHIIDRLAFKSTTSRSSQQMEEHLQELGGNYMCASSRETLMYQASVFHDHSDQMFEALADTVKNPLITDEEVAQQLDTAAYEIYEIWQKPELILPEVAHMTAFKGGLGNPLLCPEDRLSVIDAKLIREYRDTFYQPDRIVASFVGVPHEKAVELATKHLGDLKSNPKAASSIDNQPSIYTGGEQILPLPEPIGNLPQFYQLHVLYRGVSIADDDVYALACLQTLLGGGGSFSAGGPGKGMYSRLYTDVLNCYGYIESCLGINHSYSDDGLFGISASCIPNAAPYLSQVIGLQLSLLMTKGQGALNYTEVERAKKQLRSSVLMNLESKMVELEDLGRQIQLNNKKVPVAEMVEKIDALTAEDLRRVAERVLTSSPPTLVMQGASREAFGDVQDTLKRYGLGGEIKETEPAKTSWWKR
- the SEC62 gene encoding Sec63 complex subunit SEC62; the protein is MKMRLGVWYASMGLLGLLGCFFLIAIVRLILFVITYFILPKGFWLFPNLFEDVGFFESFVPLYSWSGDKVVAPSIAAAAKAKKRKQLKKKRKQEEEKEKKKQLDEQLAKMAKAGGVTAAQAQAAQAAQAAQAGQPGQQPGLPQTLPQGAGIPNPGGPFAQLTPDLAKLSPEQQAVLAARIREIAARVERRRAEYVQSGQPIPQTPQAIQALNAKFFQEESNKFRMDMMRAAAQMQQQQQQSSSAAPSEPSSDATPETTAPQTTQPEVAVEDTNKST
- the FMP41 gene encoding Fmp41p (hypothetical protein; GFP-fusion protein is induced in response to the DNA-damaging agent MMS; the authentic, non-tagged protein is detected in highly purified mitochondria in high-throughput studies; GO_component: GO:0005739 - mitochondrion [Evidence IEA,IEA]; GO_component: GO:0005739 - mitochondrion [Evidence IDA] [PMID 14562095]; GO_component: GO:0005739 - mitochondrion [Evidence IDA] [PMID 14576278]; GO_component: GO:0005739 - mitochondrion [Evidence IDA] [PMID 16823961]; GO_function: GO:0003824 - catalytic activity [Evidence IEA]; GO_function: GO:0016787 - hydrolase activity [Evidence IEA]; GO_function: GO:0046872 - metal ion binding [Evidence IEA]; GO_function: GO:0003674 - molecular_function [Evidence ND]; GO_process: GO:0008150 - biological_process [Evidence ND]; GO_process: GO:0008152 - metabolic process [Evidence IEA]; GO_process: GO:0006950 - response to stress [Evidence IEA]), yielding MPIPKYPVLFYKPKTALSATGDDIVVPTPALIKNQTDYECELVVVIGRECKDITPEQAYDYILGYAVGNDVSHRDWQLNRGSQWNLGKMFDGFAPFGPAIVSKEVTGTPDSLQIYAKLNGDNLVQNESTGDMIFNVPAAVSFLSQGTTLLPGDVIFMGTPSGVGMGRSPPVWLKNGDVVEVGLSKVGSIVNKVVFEDQRAKL